aacactttgggaggctgaggtgggtggatcacctgaggtcaggagttcgagaacagcctggccaacatggtgaaaccccatctctactgaaaatacaaaaattagctggatgtggtggcaatggctgtaatcccatttactcaggaggctaagccaggagaatcacttgaactcaggaggcggaggttgcagtgagccgagatcgtgccactgcactctagcctgggtgagcaagactcgatctcaaaaaaaaaaaaaaattatacagagaGGTTCAGCACACTCTTTACCCAGTTttccccaatggtaacatcttgcaaaactagaTACAGTATCACAACCAAGAACTAGACATTGAGACTATCCACCAACCTTGTTCAGATTTCACCAGCCTCACATGCACTCATTTGTGTGAATGTGTATTTAGCTGTGTCACATGGACAGATGGTGTAATAACACCAGTCAAGGCACAGGACAGTTCCATCACTTGTAAAGCTCCCTCCTGCTCCCCTTTTTTCTCCACACTCAAACCATCCCACCCCTGTCCTCTTATCTGACAACACATGAACATGTTCTCTAGCTCCATCATTTTGTCATataaagaatattacataaatgaaTTTATACAGTACACAAACTTTTGAAGTAGGCTTCTTTTCACTCAGTGGAATTCCCTTGAAAGCCATCCATGTTGTTTTAAGATAAATTagttggttccttttttttttttttttgctgattaaAGCTGCTATGGACATTAGTGTGCAGTATCATGTgtgaacatatgctttcatttctctgggacaaGTGCCCAGGAGTGCAGTTGCTGGGGCATATACAGTAAGTGCATGATCAGCCCTTTGGGCTGTCTGCCAGCTCATTCTACCTACACTTGTgctatcaaaattccaaaattaTCCTTTTGTTTACTTTGCTGCCTCAGACTTTAATATAATTTGGTTTTCTTCCATGCTGCTCTACTGAAACTGCCCTCTTGTGAAGTCTTTAAAAGAATCTTTGGTTATTTGAAAATCATGTAATAAGTAACCATTATTATACTTTGAAAATACATATGTTATGTATTTTTCAGGCCTTTCTGGCTATCTCCTCGTCAGGTAATGGTCATCCCTGTGGGACCAACTTGTGAAAAATATGCACTTCAGGTAAAATCAGAGATgtttaaagtatataataatcTTGCATGTATTCTGTGTGGGTCATCAATTTGGAATGTCCTTCATGCTTTGAAATATTGCAGAACTGACACATTAACTTAAACCATGTTTTCAGCAGTTGGTGGTAACACATGAATCATGTCTCTGCAGCTGTATCAGaactatttcatttcttaatgtttttgagaaattagtattttaaaatatatgtattcatttctaCATGGCTCCATTAGGGAAGAATGTTATCTGTTGCTGTATCACAAGTGaccccaaaacttagcagctttaaacaacaaacatttattatctcacagttcctaTGAGTCAGGGTCTGGGAACAGCTCAGCTGGTGGATTCTGGCGCAGAGCATCTCCTATGGCTGCAGTCAGGCtgttggccagggctgcaggCCTCAGAGCTCACTCACAGTTGGTGGATACAGCTCCTCATCACCTGGGCTTCTTCACAAGTGGCCTGAATGTCCTCACGGCATGGTGGCTGGTTTCCCCCAGAGTGAGTCATCTGAGAGAGATGGGAGCTGCAGGTTTTTATACACTAGTCTCAGAAATCATGTGCCAACACTTCTGCACTTATTTATGGTCACAGAGACCCTCTCTGGTATAGTGAGCAGGGAACTATACAAGGGTGTGAATACCAAGAGTGGGGAACAACAGGGGTCTTTTTGGAGGCTAGGTACCATAATGTAACAATAAaggtgtttcattttcttctaggTATCCAGTGAATTTTTTGAAGAAGGATTTATGGCTGACGTTGACTTAGATCATAATTGTACACTAAATAAGAAAATACGAAATGCACAGCTGGctcagtataattttattttgggtaatttaagtttgtatatatttttccaaatgctttttttttttcacttcaattCCAAAAGACCAAATAAATATGGTTCAACTACTTAATGCTTATACAAAAAGAAGAGTCCATAGCGTTCCTGGCTTAGTTGTTCCTAGGTATTCTTTATTGTTTGCTGGAAGAAGAGTTATAAAGTTTCACCTGAATCCTCTGGGATAGTTTTACTAGCAATAGTTGGTATTGCAAGCCAACAATGAAAACAACTGTGAAAATTATCCCATCAGTAGAATTATATACTTGATATTTCAGCCTCACAGGCCTGTAATATTTTCCCTCACTTTTCTGGCTTATTAGGAAAgtttaatggaaagaaaagatcCCAAATTTAAAATGATCCAAAGGAAAAGATTTAGATGAAAAGTAAAATGGCCTTTTAGCACACGACTAATTAGATGTAGAATCTAAAATTTAGGCTTTAAAAATGATTCCAAAATGAAGAGTAACTAACACTGATATAACTGCAAGCATAGTATTGCTATTTCCTGTAAGTTGAGAGTCTGtagaaggcaaaataaatatgcatagtGTTGTTCTATTGACAGCGTTTCATTGATGATGTTTGACATCATAGTAGGTATTGTGGTGTTTAAATCAGGCTTCTTAATGGTGGCAGAAATCTCAACTTGGTTTAGACAAAGACAGCATTTATTGGAAGGGTCTTGGAGTATCCCATGACATGAAAGGTGGAATTAAATAGCCAAACCACTAGAAGAGCAATCAGGAGCCCAACCCTCACCAGGActatttcttcccatttctgGTTCCTGTCTCGCTCTGGTTCTTTATGCTTCTCTTGAATATCTACTTTGTTCTGCTTATCTGCAGACCGGTTTCTTCCTTCTGTATGGCAAGAAGCATGGCTGTAGATTCCTGCATCATCTCACAATATGGGTCACTAGAGAGAACAAACTTTTTACTCACATTCCAGAAAATTCTGGCTGACTCGCATGGGTCTGGTGTCCACCTCTTGGCTCATCAAGTATGCCAGGTGGAGTCAGTGACTCTGTAAGAGTTCCCTGCTCTCATTTGCACCCTAGGACTACAAGAGCTGTTCTCTCAAGTGGACAATAGAGAGATGGGATCAGAAGTCATTCCTTCCCTCAAGAAACTTTAACTATCAGAGGATGAACCTAATGCTCAGTAGATGATATTTATTAATAACGAATAAAAACTTGATAAAAACTTGTCATGGGACTGCTGACTTAACGTTTGGCAAATTGCTgacttaaaatacatttctttacctttcttttcTGCAGTagttggagaaaaggaaaagataaataatgcTGTAAACGTGCGAACAAGAGACAACAAAATTCATGGAGAGATTTTAGTAGCTTCTGCCATTGATAAACTGAAGAATCTCAAGAAGTCACGGACACTCATTGCTGAGGAGGACTTTTGAAGTCCTTCCCTGATATTTGCTTCTGTGTAACTTTGTTTTGacccttaaaaatgtatttttcttaacatGTTAGTACTTCTAAGACTTTGGAGCCTTTGATGGGGGTTCATTCACGAGCTCAGCTGAGAAAGGAGACAATGAATGGTAGCTGACATGTACCAAGTTTAATTCACTGATGTCCATGAGGGACCATCAGAGGGCACGTGTGGGAAATTTTCCAGCAATCAATGCCTTGAGAAatgtaaatggagaaatattattcattgaaaaagtgaaacaaaacacTAGGAAATGATTATGAAATGTTAGGGCTAAGATTTGTGATTTTCAAAAGATGGGCTTCAAATAAAAGTctgcagagtttttttttttttaacatgagggAAAATCTTATTTTCTAGTATGTCTCAGGTATTTTTATGACTTTCACTAAAATTCACAGTGAAACTTTATCTTCAAAATTGGAATCATTACTTAATTTTAACCAACAACCACAAAAGCAGCAGCTACTACTAAATATTGGATTACTGACAAAGGAATTCAGTTTTGTGAAATCTGGTGTTTGCACTATAGGTTAAGAGTTGCCATTTAAATGTTTCTAATTCATAATTAGGTTTTGTTcagctttagaaaaaaataaattcctgaatgAACTGCATCAGTGTTTCCAGTATTTCAGCTGTGGGCTTCTACCACAATTAAGCTGCTCACCTAGAGTTAAATTACTTTTGATGGGATGACATTCCATGGATTTATATACTGAAATGGATTTCAGATTTTACAGAGAGGAATGCTTTACTtgctcaaaatgaattaaaatggcATTATGTCAACAGAGAATTCAGCTACCAAACAACCAAACAAGAAGTATTGTTTAGTTTGCAATATGCTGTGAAAttcaaaagaaatgtaagaaattatctctcttcaatatactgatcaTCTAGTTAACTTCCTGAGGGATGTGAACAGTGAAACAGTTGGCAAACAAAACTATATATCAGAATTGTGTAGTAGTATAACGTGCAGATTGTGATAACGATTGTTTTAGGTGCAGATTGTGTGATAAAtgtttttttacaatttttttttttttttgagacaaggtctcgctctgtcgcccagcttgagtgcagtggcgcgatctcagcctccagggttcaggcgattctcctgccttagtctcccaagcagctgggaccacaggcgcgtgccaccacacctggctaattttttgtatttttagtagagacaggctttcaccgtgttagccaggatggtttcgatctcctgacctcgtgatccgcctgcctgggcctcccaaagtgctgggattacaggtgtcagccgccgtgcccagccacGATACGATTTTTAAAACTAACATTCGGGGCTATGTGCAGGcacttttccatgtattttttaaaaaatcattcagcAAACATGCACGTGAGGGGGTGGTAGTCAGAAGACCCCGCAATGAATGATCCTGCAGCACGGGGGTGGGAGGAGAGCACATGTCACCAGCATGTTCCTTCCAGGTGTGCTGTGATAGAAACTGGCAAGAGTCTCCATGAGCTGAGGCCTGAGTGCGGCTAACCAGACGGCCGACCTTCCCCAGGCAGGGCTGTGCTCTGGACCCTCCCCTCAATTCCCAGCGCTTGGGGCCATCCTGCTTCTCCAGGTCTGAGAGGAACTTTCTGAAAGTGCTGCGTATCTTCAAAGGGCTGGCCAGAAGTGAAAGCCGCGGCAGGCCTGAGCGCTGGCCCCAAAAGGAGGGGTCCCTCAGGCCCTCGTCGTCCCGGGGCCGCTTCCCCGACTGTAAATAAGTCTTTAGAATGAAACGCCAAGCGATACTGTCTTCAGAACCTTCGCACAGGATCCAGTACTCGACATCCGACCAAACGCTGGAGCTGCCTGCCTCCCACATTTGCCCGCCTCTGCACTTGGTTGCTTGGCAGTGCATTTCGGTCCACGGATGACCTTTAACCGGTCTCCTGCAGTGGAAGGAGGGGTGAAGGCCTCGTCCAAGGGCATGAGGGGCGCGTGGAAACGGAGCAACCTCCCAGGCTAGCATACTCCTCAGGGACCTCCTGGAGGACGCAACCCGAAGAAAACCCGCAACCCGCGCGGGGTCAGGGAAAGCGCAGACGCCAGCCGTCCGGAGCTGCATCGCGCCTGCGTCCAGTTCACGCTCCAGCTCCCAGGCGCGCCCGCCCGGCCCGCTTGCTTCCACGCACCAGCCAGCGCGCCGCCTCGCAGGGCCCGCCCCCAGGCCCGGAAGTGCGCACGCGCTGGCAAGATGGCAGGTGGGGTCCGCCCGCTGCGGGGCCTCCGCGCCCTGTGTCGTGTGCTGCTCTTCCTCTCGCAATTCTGCATTCTATCGGGCGGTGGTGAGTCAAAAGCTGGGTTCAGCGCCGGTGGGGCTGAgtggcagcagggccctgggagcTGCGAGGAGGCCGGGCCCAAAGTTAGAGGCTGACGCGGGGAGGAGGCCGAGTGCCGGGCTCCGGGCGGCATGTCGCTGCATCTGTACTCTGGCGCCCTGGCCGCTCGGCCCGAGGTCGTCCCTCCGCTCCGGCGACACCGAGCCGCCCATCGCGGCTGCGGAGGCCCTGGAACGGAGATGGAGTGCTTGGGAGCTCGGCCGGGAAGGCGGAACTGGAGCGCGATGCCATCCTTCGGTCTCTGGTGTCTACCCCGTTGACGTTTCGTCCCTAAGCTTTGTGTTTTCTGGCTGCCAAGCCGTGAGGTTTTCATGAGCAGCTTATTGACCTGGTGTAGACCCACCGTGTTAACCACACAAAACAAGGTTTTCTTGTCCCGGGATAACATGTTTCTCTAATTGTACGATCCTTAAATTTAGAGCAATCGCAGGCGCTGGCTCAGTCAATAAAGGATCCGGGCCCAACACGCACATTCACAGTAGTTCCCAGGGCAGCAGGTACTAGACATTTTCTATTCTggtaaatatgtgtatttatatctagtagtttctctttgtttttgataaaaatttCCTTTAGTATACGAAGtcactttccattttttaatattgtattttagaTGGTGTGAATTAAGGGCAGATACACAGCCATTTTCAGTGGATAGTCTTGGTATTTGGATACCTTTTGACGTTTCTGCCTCATCTCTTTTTCCAATCCCGCGTTCATTTGTCtccttatttctgttatttttccacTTCATCCATCAAAATAACCTTCAGTCAGTGCTTCCCTCCCTTCAGCAAATTTCCTCTACTTCTAGAACCCTGTTCCTGATGTCGGATATTAAAGGCTCCCCCAGGACTGTGTGAAATGGAAGGATTACAGAGGGACTGATGGAGTCTTGAAATCTAGATCTGGTTTTGCTACTGGGAtcttgaacaaattatttatCCCCTTTGGGCCTTGGTCCTCACCTTTAAAGCGATGGGGTTGGTCTAACGGCCTAAAGTCATTTCTGCTTTGTGATTCTGAGTGTCCACCTTCCAGCCACATAGTCATGGGATCAAAGAAAAGAGTATTTTGTAGAATTCTTCACTTAATACAGTGAGTAAAGTAGGACCAGTTTTAAACAAGCATTAGTTGTTTTGCTAGGTGGAGGCTTTGAGTCTAATTTCATCACTTTAAGAGTGGGATTACTTCAGTGAATTGAAACTGGCAGAGGTATTTTACGGATTCTTATTTGGGTGTAAAAAACAGCAGTGCACTTAAATTTTAAACTCAAATTACTTTTTAGAGAAAGCACAAGAGTTCTTAATTCTTGCAGGCTTTTGAAAGCCCTTTTCAGGAATACTTGCAATTTTGATCCTCTCAGTTGGTAAAAATATATTGCACACTGATGAGGTTGATTGGAAATAAGTTGCAGCTCACTGAAGATATTGTTAAAATAGATAACTATTTTGAACTTTGGTAGTATAAAACTGTAAATAGTATATTAGCAAATGTGGCTTATCGAAGTACCCTtgtgaaataatgacattttcaaGTTTTCAAGTTGATGCCCTGAGGATGTCAGTGGCTTCATTTCTAAATTAGTGAATTCAGATGAAAAGAACATTGGATTGGAAATGAAGAGATTTGGGTTCTAGTTCCAGTTTTGCCACAGACTTCCTCTAAGATTTTGCACAAACCCTACTGTTTTAGTTTTTCAGCTTACAAAATGATAGTCTTTTTTGAAGCCCTTAATGTATACCCACAATTTTCTATGCATTATTTGTACATGAGCACCTTTAGTTTTCACGGCCACTTGAGAGGCAGGAATGAAGTAATGTTTTGCAAGTGTGGTGCTcaccaggtcacacagctagctgTCTGTTGGCAGAATTCTGCTTTAATTGCAGGTGTCTCTGACTCCAGTGCCATGCTTCTGTCATTCCAGCGCAGTGTCTACTTGCTAATGATCATGTCTCTTAACCTTAGAATCTGTTATTCAAATCAGTGTTATAGGAGAATAAGCTTCTCTCTTGCCTCTCACAGAAAGTACTGAAATCCCACCTTATGTGATGAAGTGTCCAAGCAATGGTTTGTGTAGCAGACTTCCTGCAGACTGTATAGACTGCACAACAAATTTCTCCTGTATCTATGGGAAGCCTGTCACTTTTGACTGTGCAGTGAAACCATCTGTTACCTGTGTTGTAAGTACTGCAGCTTACTTATTCTAAATAAATTCACTGTAAACTTCAAGTTAGAAGAACAATTCAGACTTGACCATTGGGAAGAAATTCTGAATAATTCTTATATTCTTTTATGATTGCCCTGTTGAGTATGtaagtagaaataaatttaaaaacccaaTAGACCCTTCCACATCAGCTCACTACTGTTTTAGTTATAATGATAACTGTCAAGCCAGTTGATGTCTGCTGGAAATGCGCTTGACAGAAATGTTGCTTTGTAGGACTGGAGAAGATCTCAGTCTACTAGCATATCTGAAGCAAGTCTAATTCGTTCCGATGGATTC
This genomic window from Piliocolobus tephrosceles isolate RC106 chromosome 6, ASM277652v3, whole genome shotgun sequence contains:
- the TM2D3 gene encoding TM2 domain-containing protein 3 isoform X3, with protein sequence MAGGVRPLRGLRALCRVLLFLSQFCILSGGEQSQALAQSIKDPGPTRTFTVVPRAAESTEIPPYVMKCPSNGLCSRLPADCIDCTTNFSCIYGKPVTFDCAVKPSVTCVDQDFKSQKNFIINMTCRFCWQLPETDYECTNSTSCMTVSCPRQRYPANCTVRDHVHCLAPVPSQPPECLPSPGCSTSSSKVTILLNFFLFHFLLNFFYSFIVYM